In Candidatus Hydrogenedentota bacterium, the sequence AAGCAAATGTAGGCGACACCGTGTTCGGGATCATAGGTCAGCTTCATTGTGTTCCACTCCGGCAAGGACGAAATTGCGATTAGTAATATCGGGCAATCACGGTGAGCACCAGCCATCCGGCGTTGGCTGGAACAGCTATCGCCGTTACACGCTTGCGCCTATAGTACGTGCCTCGCCAGACGCCATTATAGTCGAACTCAAACCGAAACTCTGTGCGTCCCAATTTCGCCGGTCGACTGGCTCCTTCCGTCACGGTTTGCACAATCTCCTCCTCCGAGACCCCACGTTCGGGCATGCGGATGCGGCAATGCCTGTGGATCAATACGTTCACGCGAGTATCACGGAGCAATCACCACGCGCATGCCGTTGCGACTTTCCGCGGCGGCAAAGGCTGCGGGCGCTTCGTCGAGCGAGAAGCGGTGCGAGATGTACTGCTTCACGTCGATGACGCCGGCGGCGATGAGGTCGACGGCTTTTTGATGATGGCGCGGCATGCAGCCGTGCGACCCGCAGACGAACAATTCCTTGTAGTGGATGAGGTTTGTGTCCAGCGGAACGACCGAGTTGCCTTTTGGCAGGCCGCCGAAAAGATTGATCCACGCGCGGTTCTTCGCCATTTGCAGGGCGGTCTGCTGCGCCTCGGGCGACGCATTCGCAGTGATGATGACGTCCGCGCCGAGACCGTGCGTTTCTTCCTTCACGCGCGCGACAGGGTCTTCTTCCGAGGAGCAGATATAGACGTCCGCGCCAAACTTGCGCGCGAGTTCCAATCGCGGGCGCGAACGTTGCACGACGATGGCCTTGCCCGCGCCCATCTTCTTCGCCACTTCGATAATCATGCACCCGATCGGGCCCGCGCCGATGATGACGACGGCATCGCCAAACTTCACGGGCGACAGTTCGAGCGCGTTCAGCACGCACCCCAGCGGTTCGGCGAGCGCCGCCTCCTCGAGCGAGACGTGATCGGGCACCTTGTGCACGGGGCCGTAGTTCACGACCATGCGGTTCAGCTTCACGTATTCCGCGAAGCTGCCCGGAAACTGATAGCCCATCGC encodes:
- a CDS encoding DUF4258 domain-containing protein, yielding MNVLIHRHCRIRMPERGVSEEEIVQTVTEGASRPAKLGRTEFRFEFDYNGVWRGTYYRRKRVTAIAVPANAGWLVLTVIARYY
- a CDS encoding alcohol dehydrogenase catalytic domain-containing protein, encoding MKAAVLEALDTLAVKDVPTPDVADDEVLVQVAACAVCGSDIRMFHHGSPRITPPAIMGHEAAGVVAKVGKHVTKFKVGDRVALGGDVPCGECVFCEAGIGNNCQINYAMGYQFPGSFAEYVKLNRMVVNYGPVHKVPDHVSLEEAALAEPLGCVLNALELSPVKFGDAVVIIGAGPIGCMIIEVAKKMGAGKAIVVQRSRPRLELARKFGADVYICSSEEDPVARVKEETHGLGADVIITANASPEAQQTALQMAKNRAWINLFGGLPKGNSVVPLDTNLIHYKELFVCGSHGCMPRHHQKAVDLIAAGVIDVKQYISHRFSLDEAPAAFAAAESRNGMRVVIAP